One Hydrogenimonas thermophila genomic region harbors:
- a CDS encoding BrnT family toxin, with protein MKFEYDINKSLSNKKKHGIDFEEIKELWKDERMVEILTPFEDEERYINIGR; from the coding sequence ATGAAATTTGAATATGATATAAATAAAAGTCTCTCAAACAAGAAAAAGCATGGCATAGATTTTGAAGAGATAAAAGAACTATGGAAAGATGAAAGAATGGTTGAGATTTTGACACCATTTGAAGATGAGGAGAGATATATCAATATTGGCAGG